A region from the Lolium perenne isolate Kyuss_39 chromosome 4, Kyuss_2.0, whole genome shotgun sequence genome encodes:
- the LOC127346760 gene encoding proteasome subunit beta type-2-B-like, with protein MDSVFGVVGGGFAVVAAGTSAQRSSYVFSNPDHDRVTRLGSHLLLGVSGVHGDCLRLRDETRASVSTDKISSAAGAAEAARGAVLACAQSANAMIASYDMSEGPTMYAVGGTAPPHQVEKYGAAGCGAALCTPVMDEHYRPGMTVKEAVAIVDRCIKQVRRLGLASFVIMVVDKDGAREYARRIVKPKADMEKKLSEGACFVNSKQ; from the exons ATGGACAGCGTGTTTGGCGTTGTGGGGGGCGGCTTCGCGGTGGTGGCCGCCGGCACCTCCGCCCAGCGGAGCAGCTACGTGTTCAGCAACCCCGACCACGACAGGGTCACGCGCCTCGGCTCCCACCTTCTTCTCGGCGTGTCCGGCGTCCACGGCGACTG CCTGCGGTTACGAGACGAGACGAGGGCGAGCGTGAGCACCGACaagatctccagcgccgccggggCAGCTGAGGCCGCACGGGGGGCGGTGCTCGCCTGCGCTCAATCCGCCAACGCAATGATCGCCAGCTACGACATGTCCGAGGGCCCGACGATGTACGCCGTGGGCGGCACCGCGCCGCCGCACCAGGTGGAGAAGTACGGGGCTGCCGGGTGCGGGGCGGCCCTCTGCACGCCGGTGATGGATGAGCACTACCGCCCCGGCATGACAGTGAAGGAAGCGGTGGCGATCGTCGACCGGTGCATCAAGCAGGTCCGGCGGCTCGGGCTCGCCAGCTTTGTGATCATGGTCGTGGACAAGGACGGGGCCAGGGAGTACGCCAGGCGTATAGTAAAGCCGAAGGCCGATATGGAGAAAAAACTTAGCGAAGGGGCATGTTTTGTAAATTCGAAACAATGA
- the LOC127292451 gene encoding cupincin, producing MKTVARSSLLALALVLFLCLSLAFASREEVGWRRGEEEGRREEWGKGQSSSEDGRPYHFGEESFREWARTRHGHFKVLERFDDELLRGSVGDYRVACLDAAPRAFMQPSHYDADEIFYVKEGEGVLVVLRNGRRESFCVREGDVMVIPAGSIVYSANTHRSRWFRVVMLLNPVATPGRFEEFFPIGGEGLESFFRAFSDEVLQAAFNSRREELESMRGQSKGEIWQASEEQIRELSRSCSRGGRGGGSSGSSKEEEIKPRSLPSQKPLYSNKHGRMHMITGDECRHLRDLDMEVGIANITRGSMLAPRYTTRATKIAVVVEGSGYFEMACPHKTDSSGRSERRERSEHGREEEEEQEQKKSRGYRQVRAQIKEGSVIVLPAGHPATFVAGNEGNLAVICFGVGASNDEEVFLAGRNSLLKQLDAPAKTILFGEQGREAADKVIGAQTESVFLAGPQQQRGGGVSDM from the exons ATGAAGACAGTAGCAAGATCGTCATTGCTAGCGCTAGCCCTCGTCCTCTTCCTCTGCCTCTCCCTCGCGTTCGCGTCGAGGGAAGAGGTAGGATGGAGAAggggagaagaagaaggacgacgggAGGAATGGGGAAAAGGGCAATCCTCCAGCGAGGATGGCCGTCCGTACCACTTCGGGGAGGAGAGCTTCCGTGAATGGGCGCGCACGCGCCACGGCCACTTCAAGGTGCTGGAGCGGTTCGACGACGAGCTCCTGCGCGGCTCCGTCGGCGACTACCGGGTGGCGTGCCTGGACGCGGCGCCGCGCGCGTTCATGCAGCCCAGCCACTATGACGCCGAcgagatcttctacgtgaaggaAGGCGAGGGCGTGCTGGTGGTGCTGAGGAATGGGAGGCGGGAGTCGTTCTGCGTGAGGGAGGGCGACGTGATGGTCATCCCGGCGGGATCCATCGTGTACTCCGCCAACACGCACCGGTCCAGGTGGTTCCGCGTCGTCATGCTCCTCAACCCCGTCGCCACGCCCGGCCGCTTCGAG GAGTTCTTCCCGATTGGAGGCGAGGGCCTGGAGTCTTTCTTCAGAGCCTTCAGCGACGAGGTTCTCCAGGCGGCATTCAAC AGTCGGCGGGAGGAGTTGGAGAGTATGCGAGGGCAGAGCAAGGGGGAGATATGGCAGGCGTCGGAGGAGCAGATCCGGGAGCTGAGCAGGTCATGCTCCAGGGGAGGACGCGGCGGTGGGAGCTCAGGTTCTTCCAAGGAGGAGGAAATCAAGCCGAGGAGCCTCCCCTCCCAGAAGCCCCTCTACTCAAACAAGCACGGCAGGATGCACATGATCACCGGCGACGAGTGCCGCCACCTCCGCGACCTCGACATGGAAGTCGGCATCGCCAACATCACCCGC GGGTCGATGTTGGCGCCGAGATACACCACCCGCGCGACCAAGATCGCCGTGGTCGTGGAGGGGAGCGGCTACTTCGAGATGGCGTGCCCGCACAAGACCGACTCCAGCGGCCGGTCCGAGCGCCGGGAGCGCAGTGAGCACGgcagagaggaggaggaggagcaggagcagaaGAAATCGAGAGGCTATAGGCAGGTGAGGGCCCAGATCAAGGAGGGGTCGGTGATCGTGCTCCCGGCCGGCCACCCGGCGACGTTCGTGGCCGGGAACGAGGGGAACCTGGCCGTGATCTGCTTCGGCGTGGGCGCCAGCAACGACGAGGAGGTGTTCCTGGCGGGCCGGAACAGCCTGCTGAAGCAGCTGGACGCACCGGCCAAGACGATCCTGTTCGGCGAGCAGGGGAGGGAGGCGGCGGACAAGGTCATCGGCGCGCAGACGGAGTCCGTGTTCCTCGCCGGCCCGCAGCAGCagcgtggcggcggcgtctccgacaTGTGA